TCGCCGATGCCCTTGCGCTGCCACTCCGGCGCCACGGCGACCGGCGCGAGCGCCAGGCCCTCGCCCCCGTCGCCGACCCGCAGCCGGGTCAGCAGCGCGTGCCCGATCACCAGCCCGGCCTCGTCCACGGCCACCAGCGACAGTCCGGGCAGCCAGGCGGGGTGGCGGCGCAGCGCGTCCACCAGGTCCGCCTCGTCCGGCCCGGGGAACGCCGCCATGTGGACCCGTCTGGTGGCCGGGGCGTCGTCCGGACATTCGACCCTGGTACTGATCTTCATGGTTGAGTCAACCCTCCCTGTGTCGCACGCCGTTGTGGACCGGCCCCGGACGGCGGGTGGACCGTCCGGGGCCGTTGCAGGCTAGCCGATGTTCCGTCAGGCCTCGGGCTGGGCCTCGGACTTGGCGTCATCGCGCACCTTCGGCTGGGCGTCCACGCCGGCCTCGCGGCGCTGTGCCGGGGTGATCGGGGTCGGGGCACCGGTCAGCGGGTCGCCGCCGGTGGACGTCTTCGGGAACGCGATGACGTCCCGGATGGTGTCGTACCCGCCCAGCAGCGTGACGATCCGGTCGAGGCCGAAGGCGACGCCACCGTGCGGCGGCGGGCCGTAGTTGAAGGCGTCGAGCAGGAAGCCGAACTGCGAGGCCGCCTCCTCCTCGGAGAGGCCGATCGCGTCGAACGCCCGCTTCTGCACGTCCCGCTGGTGGATACGGATCGAACCGCCGCCCAGCTCCGAGCCGTTGAGCACGAGGTCGTAGGCGTTGGACAGGGCCGAGCCCGGGTCGGTGTCGAAGGTGTCCAGCGACTCCGGGGTCGGGGCGGTGAACGGGTGGTGCACCGCGTGCCAGCCCTGGAACTCGCCCTTGTCGTCCTCGATCGGCTCGAACATCGGGAAGTCGACGACCCAGAGGAAGGCCCACTGCGACTCGTCGATCAGGTTGCAGCGGCGGCCGATCTCCAGGCGGGCGGCGCCGAGCAGCTCCTGCGAGGCGCGCTGCTTGCCGGCCGCGAAGAAGATCGCGTCGCCGTTCTTGGCGCCGGCGGCGGCGGCGAGGCCGGCCAGGTGCTCCTCGGAGAGGTTCTTGGCGACGGGGCCGCGCAGCTCGCCGGTCTCGGCGTCGATGACGACGTAGGCGAGGCCGCGGGCGCCGCGCGCCTTGGCCCAGTCCTGCCAGGCGTCCAGGGCCTTGCGCGGCTGCGAGGCGCCGCCCGGCATGACCACGGCGCCGACGTACGGGGCCTGGAAGACGCGGAACTCGGTGCCCTTGAAGTACTCGGTGAGGTCGGTGAGTTCCTGCCCGAAGCGGACGTCCGGCTTGTCGGAGCCGTAGCGGCCCATGGCGTCCGCGTAGGTCATCCGCGGCAGCGGGTTGGGGATCTCGTAGCCGTGCACCTCGCGCCAGACGGCGCCGACGATCTTCTCGCCGAGGGCCAGGATGTCCTCCTGGTCGACGAACGAGGCCTCGATGTCCAGCTGGGTGAACTCCGGCTGCCGGTCGGCGCGGAAGTCCTCGTCGCGGAAGCAGCGGGCGATCTGGTAGTAGCGCTCCATGCCGGCCACCATCAGCAGCTGCTTGAACAGCTGGGGCGACTGCGGCAGCGCGTACCAGTGGCCGGGCTGCAGGCGGACCGGGACGAGGAAGTCGCGGGCGCCCTCGGGGGTGGAGCGGGTGAGGTACGGCGTCTCGATGTCGAGGAAGTCGTTCTCCTCCATCACCCGGCGGATGATGTTGTTGACCTTGGAGCGCAGCCGCAGGCCCTTGGCCGGGCCCTCGCGGCGCAGGTCCAGGTAGCGGTAGCGCAGCCGGACCTCCTCGTTGACCGTACCCGGCTCGTACTCGGCGACCGGGAACGGCAGCGGGGCGGCCTCGGAGAGGACCTCGATCGCGCTGACGACGACCTCGATCGCGCCGGTCGGGATGTCCGGGTTCTCGTTGCCCTCGGGGCGCACCCGGACGTCGCCGACGACCTTGACGCAGTACTCGGCGCGCAGGCCGTGCACCGAATCCAGGTCGCGGACCACGATCTGCACGCTGCCGCAGGCGTCGCGCAGGTCGATGAAGGCCACGCCACCGTGGTCGCGGCGGCGGGCGACCCAGCCGGCCAGGGTGACGGTCGTGCCTGCGTGCTCCGGGCGGAGCGTGCCCGCGTCGTGCGTGCGGATCACAGCTGCTTCTCCTTCAGGGTGGTGACGAGTGCGTCGAGGGCGACGGGGTTCTGCTCGCCGGTGGTCATGTCCTTGAGCTGGACGACGCCCTCGGCGAGGTCCCGGTCCCCGGCGATCAGGGCGAAGCGGGCGCCGGACCGGTCGGCGGACTTCATGGCGTTCTTGATGCTCTTGACGCCGAAGGCGAGGTCGGTGGCCACGCCGGCCCGGCGCAGCTCGACCACCTTGGCGAACAGGACGTTCTTGGCCTCCTCGCCGAGCGCGACGGCGTACACGGAGGTGGCGGACGGCAGGTCGAGGACGACGCCCTCGGCCTCCAGCGCCAGGTAGGTGCGGTCCACGCCGAGGGCCCAGCCGACGGACGGCAGCGAGGGGCCGCCGATCATCTCGGACAGGCCGTCGTAGCGACCGCCGCCGCCGATCGCGGACTGGGCGCCGAGGCCGTTGTGCACGAACTCGAAGGTGGTGCGGGTGTAGTAGTCCAGGCCGCGGACCAGCTTCGGGTCGTCCGTGAAGGCCACGCCGTTGGCGGTGAGCAGCTCGCGGACCTTCTCGTCGTACGCCTTGCAGTCCTCGCAGAGGAAGTCGCGCAGCATCGGGGCGTCGGTGAGCTGGGCCTGGACCGACTCGCGCTTGTCGTCGAGGACGCGCAGCGGGTTGATCTCGGCGCGGCGGCGGGTGTCCTCGTCCAGGTCCATGCCGGCGAGGAACTCGATCAGCGCGGCGCGGTAGACCGGGCGGCACTGCTTGTCGCCGAGGCTGTTGAGCAGCAGCGTGTAGTTGCTCAGGCCCAGCGAGCGGAAGGCGTCGTCGGCCAGGATGATCAGCTCGGCGTCCAGCGCCGGGTCCTCCGCGCCGATCGCCTCGGCGCCGACCTGGGAGAACTGGCGGTAGCGGCCGGCCTGCGGGCGCTCGTAGCGGTAGTACGAGCCGGAGTACCAGAGCTTGACCGGCAGGTTGCCCAGCTTGTGCAGGTTGGCCTGGAGGGCGGCGCGCAGCACCGAGGCAGTGCCCTCGGGGCGCAGCGCGAGGTCCTCCTTGCCGCGCTTGGTGAGGGAGAACATCTCCTTGGTCACGATGTCGGTGGACTCGCCGACGCCGCGGGAGAACAGCTTCACGTCCTCGAAGACCGGGGTCTCGATGTAGCCGTAACCGGCCTGGCGGGCGGGCGCGGCGATGCGCTCGCGGATCGCCAGGAAGGTCGCGGAGCTGGGGGGCAGCAGATCGTAGGTGCCCTTGGGGGCGGTGAAGGTGCTCAACGTCTCTTCCGTCACATTCCTCGTCGCGGGAAAGCCGGGGCGCCGGTCGCCCCTGCTGCCTGTCGGAGGTAGGGGTTGGTGGCGCGCTCGCGGCCTATGGTGGTCTGTCCGCCGTGGCCGGAGAGGACCACGGTGGTGTCGTCGAGGGGCAGGCACACCCGGGCCAGCGAGCGCATGATCGCTCCGCTGTCCCCGCCCGGGAGGTCGGTACGCCCGATGGAGCCGGCGAACAGCAGGTCGCCCGAGAAGAGCACCGGGGGGAGGTCCTCGGCGCCGGGCGTCCGGAAGGTCACCGACCCCCCGGTATGGCCCGGGGCGTGGTCCACGGTGAGCTGCAGGCCGGCCAGCTCCAGCACGCTGCCGTCGGTGAGCTCGCGCACGTCGTCGGGCTCGCCGACGGTGAGCTCGCCCATCAGCTGGGTGCCCAGGGAGCGGCCGAGCGCCTTCTCCGGGTTGGACATCATGTACCGGTCCTCGGGGTGGATCCAGGCCGGGACGCCGCGCGCGCCGCAGACCGGGACCACCGAGGCGACGTGGTCGATGTGGCCGTGGGTGAGCAGCACGGCGACGGGCTTCAGCCGGTGCTCGCGGACCAGATCCTCGACGCCGCGGGCCGCCTGGTGACCGGGGTCGACGATCACGCACTCCTCGCCCTGCGCCGGCGCGACCAGGTAGCAGTTCGTGCCCCAGGCTCCAGCGGGGAATCCGGCGATGAACACGCGCGTCCTTCGGTTGTGCGGCTACAGGCTGTGATGCGGCTACCAGTGATGTATGGGCAGCCTACCGGCGGTCCGGGTCCGGTTGCGAACCAGATAGCGGTGGCGGGCGCGGTTCGTTCTGACAGGTTCACCGCGTTCTTACGGGCCGGGTCCCTACACTTGGCCGCCGATGGATGCGAAGATCCCCATCTGTATCCGTTCACGATCCCTCCTCGCCCGTCGGGCACGAGGGGCCCACGCACATCCGTCAGGAGACACGGCCGGTGGTCAGCAGCGAACAGCGGCGGCGGCAGCTCGCCCGCGAGAAGTACGAGCGGCAGATGGAGCGCCGGGTCGCGGCCCAGGCCGCCCGCAGGCGCCGGAACACGATCCTCGGCGCCTCGCTCGCCGTGGTCGTGCTGGCCGGCGGCGGCGCCCTGATCGGCACGGGCGCCTTCAGCTCGGACGACAAGGACAAGAAGGACACCGCCGCGGCCCAGGCCGCGCCGACCCAGCCGGTCCCGAGCGACGTCACCCAGCCCCCGGCGCCGACCCGCAAGCCGGTCGAGGGCTGCGCCGACCCGGCCGCGGGAGCGCCCAACAAGAAGCAGTGGCAGGCCGAGCCGGCCATGACGATCGACGCCGGCGGCGCCTACACCGCGACGCTGGACACCAACTGCGGCAAGGTGACGATCGCGCTGGACGCGGCCAAGGCCCCGCACACGGTGAACTCCTTCGCCTTCCTCTCCGGCGAGCAGTACTTCGACCACACCAAGTGCCATCGCCTCACCACCGCGGGCATCTTCGTGCTCCAGTGCGGCGACCCGACCGCCAGTGCGATCCTGCCGGGCGGCACCGGCGGCCCCGGCTACAAGTTCGCGGACGAGAACCTGACCGGCGCGACCTACCCGGCGGGCACGGTGGCGATGGCCAACTCCGGCCCGGGGACCAACGGCAGCCAGTTCTTCCTGGTCTACAAGGACACCCAGCTCGACCCGAAGTACACCCCCTTCGGCAAGATCACCGGCGGCCTGGACGTG
The nucleotide sequence above comes from Streptomyces kaniharaensis. Encoded proteins:
- a CDS encoding GNAT family N-acetyltransferase; this translates as MKISTRVECPDDAPATRRVHMAAFPGPDEADLVDALRRHPAWLPGLSLVAVDEAGLVIGHALLTRLRVGDGGEGLALAPVAVAPEWQRKGIGELVVRAALSAAEEAGEKLVVVLGDPGYYARFGFAPAGRHEVTGPFEVPEAYFQALTLSAYDGGPRGLCRYPEPFEVL
- the aspS gene encoding aspartate--tRNA ligase, whose product is MIRTHDAGTLRPEHAGTTVTLAGWVARRRDHGGVAFIDLRDACGSVQIVVRDLDSVHGLRAEYCVKVVGDVRVRPEGNENPDIPTGAIEVVVSAIEVLSEAAPLPFPVAEYEPGTVNEEVRLRYRYLDLRREGPAKGLRLRSKVNNIIRRVMEENDFLDIETPYLTRSTPEGARDFLVPVRLQPGHWYALPQSPQLFKQLLMVAGMERYYQIARCFRDEDFRADRQPEFTQLDIEASFVDQEDILALGEKIVGAVWREVHGYEIPNPLPRMTYADAMGRYGSDKPDVRFGQELTDLTEYFKGTEFRVFQAPYVGAVVMPGGASQPRKALDAWQDWAKARGARGLAYVVIDAETGELRGPVAKNLSEEHLAGLAAAAGAKNGDAIFFAAGKQRASQELLGAARLEIGRRCNLIDESQWAFLWVVDFPMFEPIEDDKGEFQGWHAVHHPFTAPTPESLDTFDTDPGSALSNAYDLVLNGSELGGGSIRIHQRDVQKRAFDAIGLSEEEAASQFGFLLDAFNYGPPPHGGVAFGLDRIVTLLGGYDTIRDVIAFPKTSTGGDPLTGAPTPITPAQRREAGVDAQPKVRDDAKSEAQPEA
- the hisS gene encoding histidine--tRNA ligase; translated protein: MSTFTAPKGTYDLLPPSSATFLAIRERIAAPARQAGYGYIETPVFEDVKLFSRGVGESTDIVTKEMFSLTKRGKEDLALRPEGTASVLRAALQANLHKLGNLPVKLWYSGSYYRYERPQAGRYRQFSQVGAEAIGAEDPALDAELIILADDAFRSLGLSNYTLLLNSLGDKQCRPVYRAALIEFLAGMDLDEDTRRRAEINPLRVLDDKRESVQAQLTDAPMLRDFLCEDCKAYDEKVRELLTANGVAFTDDPKLVRGLDYYTRTTFEFVHNGLGAQSAIGGGGRYDGLSEMIGGPSLPSVGWALGVDRTYLALEAEGVVLDLPSATSVYAVALGEEAKNVLFAKVVELRRAGVATDLAFGVKSIKNAMKSADRSGARFALIAGDRDLAEGVVQLKDMTTGEQNPVALDALVTTLKEKQL
- a CDS encoding MBL fold metallo-hydrolase, producing the protein MFIAGFPAGAWGTNCYLVAPAQGEECVIVDPGHQAARGVEDLVREHRLKPVAVLLTHGHIDHVASVVPVCGARGVPAWIHPEDRYMMSNPEKALGRSLGTQLMGELTVGEPDDVRELTDGSVLELAGLQLTVDHAPGHTGGSVTFRTPGAEDLPPVLFSGDLLFAGSIGRTDLPGGDSGAIMRSLARVCLPLDDTTVVLSGHGGQTTIGRERATNPYLRQAAGATGAPAFPRRGM
- a CDS encoding peptidylprolyl isomerase, whose translation is MVSSEQRRRQLAREKYERQMERRVAAQAARRRRNTILGASLAVVVLAGGGALIGTGAFSSDDKDKKDTAAAQAAPTQPVPSDVTQPPAPTRKPVEGCADPAAGAPNKKQWQAEPAMTIDAGGAYTATLDTNCGKVTIALDAAKAPHTVNSFAFLSGEQYFDHTKCHRLTTAGIFVLQCGDPTASAILPGGTGGPGYKFADENLTGATYPAGTVAMANSGPGTNGSQFFLVYKDTQLDPKYTPFGKITGGLDVLQKIAAAGTLEGRPDGHPMADVTLNSVTTAKG